Proteins from a genomic interval of Pseudomonas asplenii:
- a CDS encoding sulfite exporter TauE/SafE family protein produces MSLVALLNQWPFSASDWLVVELGVALAYIVFGVAGFGTALVAGPILILFMPLSKIVPLLVLLDFVAAFGNLLPSRRDVARAELLRLLPCMAVGCTLGVVFLLNLKSDILLLLMGLFISAYALYSLLIRVRPAQLKAGWAVPMGTVGGLFGALFGSGGFLYAIYLNSRLPKDAARATQSALISCSTVVRLSLFVIAGVYAELPLLLLALCLLPAMALGLWIGRRLTARLSREAFVRLVTWLVLASGIALISRYFST; encoded by the coding sequence ATGAGTCTTGTCGCGTTGTTGAACCAGTGGCCGTTCAGTGCCTCCGACTGGCTGGTGGTGGAGCTGGGTGTGGCCCTGGCCTATATCGTCTTTGGCGTGGCCGGTTTCGGCACGGCGCTGGTGGCCGGGCCGATCCTGATCCTGTTCATGCCGCTGTCGAAGATCGTGCCGTTGCTGGTGCTGCTGGATTTTGTCGCGGCCTTCGGCAACCTGTTGCCGTCGCGCAGGGATGTCGCCCGCGCGGAACTGCTGCGGCTGCTGCCCTGCATGGCGGTGGGCTGTACGCTGGGCGTAGTGTTCCTGCTCAATCTCAAATCCGACATCCTGCTATTGCTGATGGGCCTGTTCATCAGCGCCTATGCCCTCTATAGCCTGCTGATCAGGGTTCGGCCGGCGCAGTTGAAGGCCGGTTGGGCGGTGCCCATGGGCACGGTGGGCGGGCTGTTCGGGGCGCTGTTCGGCAGTGGCGGCTTTCTCTATGCGATCTACCTCAACAGCCGGTTGCCCAAGGACGCGGCCCGAGCCACGCAAAGTGCGCTGATCAGTTGCAGCACGGTGGTACGGCTGTCGCTGTTCGTCATCGCCGGGGTCTACGCGGAGCTACCCTTATTACTGTTGGCGCTGTGCCTGCTGCCAGCGATGGCGTTGGGGCTGTGGATCGGTCGTCGGCTGACGGCGAGATTGTCCCGTGAAGCCTTCGTGCGCCTGGTGACCTGGTTGGTGCTGGCCAGCGGGATTGCCCTGATCAGCCGGTACTTCAGCACTTGA
- a CDS encoding sugar ABC transporter ATPase, which yields MNTQSIIVPKISTLPVHEPRARAILRWLVRKNIVEEQLSTCGRTGNRMAHAIAPGAANVVLRPEALPFGEPINGLEIVTKRCIYTPSKGFVEEAGCAECRREVGEALFDSLEDWMPGRTENFICPLCGHEDDINGFLFLQSCAFSNLGFIFNNWLEAGFRQEFLDEFADWLDQPVAWVQVEL from the coding sequence ATGAACACCCAAAGCATCATCGTCCCGAAAATCTCCACCCTGCCGGTCCATGAACCCCGTGCCCGGGCGATCCTGCGCTGGCTGGTGCGCAAGAACATCGTCGAGGAGCAACTGAGCACCTGCGGTCGCACCGGCAACCGCATGGCCCATGCCATCGCTCCGGGGGCGGCGAATGTGGTTCTGCGGCCGGAAGCGCTGCCGTTCGGCGAGCCGATCAACGGCCTGGAGATCGTCACCAAGCGCTGCATCTACACCCCGTCCAAGGGCTTTGTCGAGGAAGCCGGTTGCGCCGAATGCCGCCGGGAAGTCGGCGAGGCGCTGTTCGACAGCCTGGAAGACTGGATGCCGGGGCGCACCGAGAATTTCATCTGCCCATTGTGCGGGCATGAGGATGACATCAACGGTTTCCTGTTCCTTCAGTCCTGCGCGTTTTCCAACCTCGGTTTTATCTTCAATAACTGGCTCGAAGCCGGCTTCAGGCAGGAGTTTCTCGACGAATTTGCCGATTGGCTGGATCAGCCCGTCGCCTGGGTTCAGGTCGAGCTGTAA
- the guaB gene encoding IMP dehydrogenase, translating to MLRISQEALTFDDILLVPGYSEVLPNEVSLKTRLTRGIELNIPLVSAAMDTVTEARLAIAMAQEGGIGIIHKNMTIEQQAAEVRKVKKFEAGVVKDPITIEADASVRDLLELTRMHNISGVPVLHDGDLVGIVTSRDVRFETRLDVPVREVMTPKERLVTVREGADKHEVRALLHKFRLEKVLIVDDKFALKGMMTVKDIEKSRAYPLASKDDQGRLRVGAAVGTGKDTGDRVTALVNAGVDVVVVDTAHGHSKGVIDRVRWVKETFPQVQVIGGNIATGAAAKALAEAGADAVKVGIGPGSICTTRIVAGVGVPQISAIANVAAALEGTGVPLIADGGIRFSGDLSKAIVAGASCVMMGSMFAGTEEAPGEVELFQGRSYKAYRGMGSLGAMAQSQGSSDRYFQDSSAGAEKLVPEGIEGRVPYKGSLTAIVHQLMGGLRSSMGYTGSANIEEMRTKPEFVRITGAGMAESHVHDVQITKEAPNYRVG from the coding sequence ATGCTGCGTATCAGCCAAGAAGCCCTGACTTTCGACGACATTCTCCTTGTGCCCGGTTATTCCGAGGTACTGCCCAACGAAGTCAGTCTCAAAACCCGTCTTACCCGTGGCATCGAGCTGAATATTCCGCTGGTTTCCGCTGCCATGGATACCGTCACCGAAGCCCGTCTGGCGATTGCCATGGCGCAGGAAGGTGGGATCGGCATCATCCACAAGAACATGACCATCGAGCAGCAGGCTGCCGAAGTGCGCAAGGTCAAGAAGTTCGAAGCCGGTGTGGTCAAGGACCCGATCACCATCGAGGCCGACGCCTCGGTTCGTGACCTGCTCGAACTGACCCGTATGCACAACATCTCCGGTGTACCGGTGCTGCACGATGGCGACCTGGTGGGCATCGTCACCTCCCGTGACGTGCGTTTCGAAACCCGCCTGGATGTCCCGGTCCGCGAAGTGATGACCCCCAAAGAGCGTCTGGTCACCGTTCGCGAAGGCGCCGACAAGCACGAAGTCCGCGCGCTGCTGCACAAGTTCCGCCTGGAAAAAGTCCTGATCGTCGACGACAAGTTCGCCCTCAAGGGCATGATGACCGTCAAGGACATCGAAAAATCCAGGGCCTACCCGCTGGCCAGCAAGGACGACCAGGGTCGTCTGCGCGTCGGTGCCGCGGTCGGCACGGGTAAGGACACTGGCGATCGCGTCACTGCGCTGGTCAATGCCGGCGTCGACGTCGTGGTGGTCGACACCGCCCACGGTCACTCCAAGGGTGTGATCGACCGTGTACGCTGGGTCAAGGAAACCTTCCCGCAAGTGCAGGTGATCGGCGGCAACATCGCCACCGGCGCTGCGGCCAAGGCTTTGGCTGAAGCGGGCGCGGATGCAGTCAAGGTCGGTATCGGCCCTGGCTCCATCTGCACCACCCGTATCGTTGCCGGTGTCGGTGTGCCGCAGATCAGCGCCATCGCCAACGTCGCCGCCGCCCTTGAAGGCACTGGCGTACCGTTGATCGCCGACGGCGGCATCCGTTTCTCCGGTGACCTGTCCAAGGCCATCGTGGCCGGTGCCTCCTGCGTGATGATGGGCTCGATGTTCGCCGGTACCGAAGAAGCGCCGGGCGAAGTCGAACTGTTCCAGGGCCGTTCCTACAAGGCCTACCGCGGTATGGGCTCGCTGGGTGCGATGGCGCAGTCCCAGGGTTCCTCCGACCGCTACTTCCAGGACTCCTCCGCAGGTGCCGAGAAGCTGGTACCGGAAGGCATCGAAGGTCGCGTACCGTACAAGGGCAGCCTGACCGCCATCGTTCACCAACTGATGGGCGGCCTGCGTTCCTCGATGGGGTACACCGGCAGTGCCAACATCGAAGAAATGCGCACCAAGCCTGAGTTCGTGCGTATCACCGGTGCCGGCATGGCCGAATCTCACGTTCACGACGTGCAGATCACCAAGGAAGCTCCAAACTATCGCGTAGGTTGA
- the guaA gene encoding glutamine-hydrolyzing GMP synthase, whose amino-acid sequence MALDIHAHRILILDFGSQYTQLIARRVREIGVYCELHPFDMDDEAIREFAPKGVILAGGPESVHEANSPRCPQAVFDLGVPVFGICYGMQTMAEQMGGKVEGSELREFGYARVDVVGKSRLLDGIEDHVDADGLFGLDVWMSHGDKVTRMPEDFHILASTPSCPIAGMFNDDLRYYGVQFHPEVTHTKQGGRILSRFILDICGCEALWTPSKIAEDAIAQIRAQVGTDNVLLGLSGGVDSSVVAALLHKAIGDQLTCVFVDNGLLRLHEGEQVMAMFAENMGVKVIRANAEEQFLSNLAGEADPEKKRKIIGRTFIDVFDAESCKLNNIKYLAQGTIYPDVIESAGAKSGKAHVIKSHHNVGGLPEEMNLKLVEPLRELFKDEVRRLGLELGLPYDMVYRHPFPGPGLGVRILGEVKKEYADLLRRADHIFIEELRKADWYHKVSQAFVVFQPVKSVGVVGDGRRYAWVVALRAVETIDFMTARWAHLPYELLETVSGRIINEIEGISRVTYDVSSKPPATIEWE is encoded by the coding sequence ATGGCCCTCGACATTCACGCCCACCGCATCCTGATCCTCGACTTCGGTTCCCAGTACACCCAACTGATCGCCCGCCGCGTGCGTGAGATCGGCGTGTACTGCGAACTGCATCCGTTCGACATGGACGACGAAGCGATTCGCGAATTCGCTCCCAAAGGCGTGATCCTCGCCGGCGGCCCCGAGTCGGTACATGAAGCCAACAGCCCACGCTGCCCGCAGGCGGTGTTTGACCTGGGCGTACCGGTCTTCGGTATCTGCTATGGCATGCAGACCATGGCCGAACAGATGGGCGGCAAGGTCGAAGGTTCCGAGCTGCGTGAATTCGGTTATGCCCGTGTCGATGTGGTCGGCAAGAGCCGTCTGCTCGATGGCATCGAAGACCACGTCGATGCCGACGGCCTGTTCGGTCTCGATGTGTGGATGAGCCACGGTGACAAGGTCACCCGCATGCCGGAAGACTTCCACATCCTGGCCAGCACCCCGAGCTGCCCGATTGCCGGCATGTTCAACGACGACCTGCGTTACTACGGCGTGCAGTTCCACCCGGAAGTGACCCACACCAAGCAGGGCGGACGCATCCTGTCGCGCTTCATTCTCGACATCTGTGGCTGCGAAGCGTTGTGGACGCCGTCGAAAATTGCCGAAGACGCGATTGCCCAGATCCGTGCGCAGGTCGGTACCGACAACGTGCTGCTGGGTCTGTCCGGCGGTGTCGACTCCTCGGTGGTCGCAGCGCTGCTGCACAAGGCCATCGGCGATCAACTGACCTGCGTCTTCGTTGACAACGGCCTGCTCCGCCTGCACGAAGGTGAGCAGGTAATGGCCATGTTCGCCGAGAACATGGGCGTCAAGGTGATCCGTGCCAACGCCGAAGAGCAGTTCCTGAGCAACCTGGCCGGCGAAGCCGACCCGGAGAAGAAGCGCAAGATCATCGGCCGTACTTTCATCGACGTGTTCGATGCCGAATCCTGCAAGCTGAACAACATCAAGTACCTGGCCCAGGGCACCATCTATCCGGACGTGATCGAGTCGGCTGGCGCGAAAAGCGGCAAGGCCCACGTGATCAAGTCTCACCACAACGTTGGTGGCTTGCCGGAAGAGATGAACCTCAAGCTGGTCGAGCCGCTGCGCGAGCTGTTCAAGGACGAGGTTCGTCGCCTTGGCCTGGAACTCGGCCTGCCGTACGACATGGTCTACCGTCACCCGTTCCCGGGCCCGGGCCTGGGCGTGCGGATCCTGGGCGAAGTGAAGAAGGAATACGCCGACCTGCTGCGTCGCGCCGACCATATCTTCATCGAGGAACTGCGCAAGGCCGACTGGTACCACAAGGTCAGCCAGGCCTTCGTGGTGTTCCAGCCGGTGAAATCGGTGGGCGTGGTCGGTGACGGCCGTCGTTACGCCTGGGTCGTGGCCCTGCGTGCCGTAGAAACCATCGACTTCATGACCGCGCGTTGGGCACACCTGCCTTACGAACTGCTGGAAACCGTCAGTGGCCGGATCATCAACGAGATCGAGGGTATTTCCCGCGTAACCTACGACGTGTCGAGCAAGCCGCCGGCGACTATTGAGTGGGAATGA
- a CDS encoding helix-turn-helix transcriptional regulator → MEYEFTLRYQLSEHNNDQDALIERLYEWGCDDSLIGSGVPGRLALAFSRDAASAVQALLSALQDVKRAIPDARLIEVVPDLVGLTDIAEIAGVSRQNIRKLMLNHSSTFPLAVHEGSPSVWHLAQVLEWLDGRGYELQPRLLETARAAQQVNLTKAASKLGTVSPELLALVL, encoded by the coding sequence GTGGAATATGAATTCACGCTGAGATACCAGCTTTCGGAACACAACAATGACCAGGATGCACTGATCGAGCGCCTGTACGAATGGGGTTGTGATGATTCGCTGATCGGCAGCGGAGTCCCGGGGCGGTTGGCCCTGGCGTTTTCCCGGGACGCCGCAAGCGCCGTCCAGGCGCTGCTCAGTGCCTTGCAGGACGTCAAGCGGGCCATTCCCGATGCGCGGCTGATCGAAGTGGTGCCTGACCTGGTCGGGCTCACTGACATTGCCGAGATCGCCGGGGTGTCCCGGCAGAACATCCGCAAGCTCATGCTCAACCATTCGAGCACCTTCCCGCTGGCGGTCCACGAAGGCAGTCCATCGGTCTGGCATCTGGCGCAGGTACTGGAGTGGCTGGATGGCCGGGGTTATGAACTGCAACCCAGGCTGCTGGAGACTGCACGCGCCGCCCAGCAGGTGAACCTCACCAAGGCCGCCAGCAAGCTCGGCACGGTGAGCCCCGAGTTGCTGGCCCTTGTGTTGTGA
- the treR gene encoding trehalose operon repressor, with protein sequence MSKYNQIYSDLLASITTEQLEKGARLPSETELMDRYQASRGTVRKAIEQLQERGFAQKIHGKGTFVLSRSPIEFQLGGIVSFQEAHSSMGGSTGTEVVEFSDIPLEGGLQERLLGEPGSRVICIKRVRRLDGKRIILDINHFLVDLIPGLTREIAEHSIYAYIEQTLQLNISFAQRTIEAMRCGKDDQEHLDLDGASHVIVVKNQTFLQDGRQFEYTESRHTLDKFYFSDVARR encoded by the coding sequence ATGAGCAAATACAACCAGATCTATAGCGATCTGCTTGCCAGCATCACCACCGAGCAATTGGAAAAAGGTGCACGACTCCCCTCCGAAACCGAGTTGATGGACCGCTACCAGGCCAGCCGCGGCACCGTACGCAAGGCCATCGAGCAGTTGCAGGAACGGGGTTTCGCCCAGAAGATCCACGGCAAGGGGACGTTCGTGCTGTCCCGCAGCCCGATCGAATTCCAACTCGGCGGCATCGTCAGTTTCCAGGAAGCCCATTCGAGCATGGGCGGCAGCACCGGCACGGAAGTCGTGGAGTTCAGTGACATTCCCTTGGAAGGTGGCCTGCAGGAGCGTCTACTGGGCGAGCCAGGCAGCCGGGTGATCTGCATCAAGCGGGTACGGCGGCTCGATGGCAAGCGGATCATCCTCGACATCAACCACTTCCTCGTCGACCTGATCCCCGGCCTGACCCGCGAGATCGCCGAGCATTCGATCTACGCCTATATCGAGCAGACCCTGCAACTGAACATCAGCTTCGCCCAGCGCACCATCGAGGCAATGCGATGTGGCAAGGATGACCAGGAACATCTGGATCTGGACGGTGCCAGTCACGTGATCGTGGTGAAGAACCAGACCTTCCTGCAGGATGGCCGGCAGTTCGAGTACACCGAATCGCGGCATACGTTGGACAAGTTCTACTTTTCCGATGTGGCGCGACGCTGA
- the treP gene encoding PTS system trehalose-specific EIIBC component, with product MSHDYPNIARELLQSLGGADNLEQAAHCVTRLRLALKDPNKVDKSALSAIDLVKGSFFTGGLFQIVIGPGEVERVYAALREVTGLAASTIADVKQAGVDKSNALQRLVRVFSDVFMPILPALIIAGLLMGVNNLMGASGMFIEGKTLLEAYPSLEGLWSLINLMANTAFVFLPALVGWSAAKRFGGSEILGIVLGLMLVHPDLLNAWNYGKAVAGLDGQSLPYFDIFGWFRIEKVGYQGQILPILMAAYVMSVIEKWLRARVPNAIQLLVVPITTIVVTGVLALAIIGPVTRHLGILITEGMVWLFDVAPALGGAVFGLLYAPLVITGMHHMFLAVDLQLISGHGGTFIWPMIVMSNLAQGSAALAVFYMSRNARDRSMASTSAISAYFGITEPAMFGVNLRYKFPFYAALAGSAIACVFLSLNKVLASAIGVGGLPGFISIVPHSITVFIVGMAVAMLVPFALTCALSLKIVRPGYRVA from the coding sequence ATGAGCCACGACTATCCGAATATCGCCCGCGAGCTGCTGCAGAGCCTCGGCGGTGCCGACAACCTCGAACAGGCCGCCCACTGTGTCACCCGTTTGCGGCTGGCGCTCAAGGACCCGAACAAGGTCGACAAGAGCGCCCTGTCGGCGATCGATCTGGTCAAGGGCTCATTCTTCACCGGCGGCCTGTTCCAGATCGTCATCGGCCCAGGCGAGGTGGAAAGGGTTTACGCCGCGCTGCGTGAGGTCACCGGTCTGGCGGCGTCGACCATCGCCGACGTGAAGCAGGCCGGGGTCGACAAGAGCAACGCTTTGCAACGCCTGGTGCGGGTGTTCTCCGATGTGTTCATGCCGATCCTGCCGGCGCTGATCATCGCCGGCCTGCTGATGGGGGTGAACAACCTCATGGGCGCCAGTGGCATGTTCATCGAGGGCAAGACGCTGCTTGAGGCCTACCCGTCGCTGGAGGGGCTGTGGAGCCTGATCAACCTCATGGCCAACACCGCCTTCGTGTTCCTGCCGGCGCTGGTCGGCTGGTCGGCAGCCAAGCGTTTCGGCGGCAGTGAGATCCTCGGTATCGTGCTCGGCCTGATGCTGGTCCACCCTGATCTGCTCAACGCCTGGAACTACGGCAAGGCGGTCGCCGGCCTCGACGGCCAGAGCCTGCCGTACTTCGATATCTTCGGCTGGTTCCGGATCGAGAAGGTCGGCTACCAGGGGCAGATCCTGCCGATTCTCATGGCTGCGTACGTCATGAGCGTGATCGAGAAATGGCTGCGGGCACGGGTACCGAATGCCATTCAACTGCTGGTGGTACCGATCACCACCATTGTCGTCACTGGCGTCCTGGCCCTGGCGATCATCGGTCCGGTGACCCGTCACCTGGGTATTCTGATCACTGAAGGCATGGTCTGGCTGTTCGATGTGGCCCCGGCGCTGGGTGGTGCGGTGTTCGGCCTGTTGTATGCGCCGCTGGTGATCACGGGCATGCATCACATGTTTCTTGCGGTGGACCTGCAACTGATCTCCGGTCATGGCGGTACCTTCATCTGGCCAATGATCGTGATGTCCAACCTGGCACAGGGCAGCGCGGCCCTCGCGGTGTTCTACATGAGCCGCAATGCACGAGATCGCAGCATGGCCTCGACCTCGGCGATTTCCGCCTACTTCGGCATCACGGAGCCGGCGATGTTTGGCGTCAACCTGCGCTACAAATTCCCCTTCTATGCCGCATTGGCCGGCTCGGCGATCGCCTGCGTGTTCCTGTCTCTGAACAAGGTCCTGGCCTCGGCCATCGGGGTTGGTGGCTTGCCGGGATTCATCTCGATCGTCCCGCACTCCATCACGGTATTCATCGTCGGCATGGCTGTCGCGATGCTCGTGCCCTTTGCGCTCACCTGTGCGTTGAGCCTGAAAATCGTGCGGCCAGGCTATCGCGTCGCCTGA
- the treC gene encoding alpha,alpha-phosphotrehalase yields the protein MQDWQRSVIYQIYPKSFHSHAGLATGDLLGVVDKLDYLRWLGVDCLWLTPFLRSPQRDNGYDISDYYAVDPIYGTMADCELLIAEAGQRGIRLMLDIVVNHTSIEHAWFQQARSSLDNPYRDFYIWRDQPNNWQSKFGGNAWEYEAQTGQYYLHLFDHTQADLNWDNPRVREEVFRMMRFWRDKGVGGFRLDVINLISKPADFPEDASDGRRFYTDGPNVHRYLQQMHREVFAGHDLINVGEMSSTSLEHCIRYSRPESQELSMTFNFHHLKVDYPNMEKWVRADFDFLELKRILSDWQLGMQAGGGWNALFWCNHDQPRVVSRFGDDGEYRVRSAKMLATALHFLQGTPYIYQGEELGMTNPGFEHIDQYRDVETLNIHRIQREAGQSPEQSMAAIMQKSRDNARTPMQWNAGPNAGFSTAQPWIGVPSNAAWINVEQQLEDPDSVLHHYRRLVALRRSEALMVEGVYRQLLPEHPQVWAYVREGRCERLLVVNNFYADSCEIVLPTGIFGAGQQRLLIGNYADCPVRGREMFLRPYESFALYLSEK from the coding sequence ATGCAAGACTGGCAACGTTCGGTGATCTACCAGATCTACCCGAAGAGCTTTCACAGCCATGCAGGTTTGGCGACTGGCGATCTGTTGGGGGTGGTCGACAAACTCGACTACCTGCGGTGGCTGGGTGTCGACTGCCTGTGGCTCACGCCGTTCCTGCGCTCGCCGCAGCGCGATAATGGTTATGACATCAGCGATTACTATGCCGTAGACCCGATCTACGGGACCATGGCCGATTGCGAGTTGCTTATAGCCGAGGCCGGCCAGCGCGGGATCCGGCTGATGCTCGACATCGTGGTCAACCACACCTCCATCGAGCATGCCTGGTTCCAGCAGGCCCGCAGCAGCCTGGACAACCCGTATCGCGACTTCTACATCTGGCGCGACCAGCCGAACAACTGGCAATCGAAGTTCGGTGGCAATGCCTGGGAGTACGAGGCACAAACCGGCCAGTACTACCTGCACCTGTTCGATCACACCCAGGCTGACCTGAACTGGGACAATCCCAGGGTGCGCGAAGAGGTCTTCAGGATGATGCGCTTCTGGCGCGACAAGGGTGTGGGCGGTTTCCGCCTGGACGTGATCAACCTGATCTCCAAGCCAGCGGACTTTCCCGAAGATGCCTCCGATGGGCGGCGCTTCTATACCGATGGGCCGAACGTTCACCGGTATCTGCAGCAAATGCACCGGGAAGTGTTTGCCGGCCATGACCTGATCAATGTCGGCGAAATGTCCTCCACCAGCCTGGAGCACTGCATCCGCTACTCGCGACCGGAGTCGCAAGAGTTGTCGATGACCTTCAACTTCCATCACCTGAAGGTCGATTACCCGAACATGGAAAAGTGGGTGCGGGCCGATTTCGACTTTCTCGAACTCAAGCGCATCCTCTCCGATTGGCAACTGGGCATGCAGGCTGGTGGCGGTTGGAACGCCTTGTTCTGGTGTAACCACGACCAGCCGCGAGTGGTCTCTCGCTTTGGCGACGACGGCGAGTATCGCGTGCGTTCGGCCAAGATGCTTGCCACCGCGCTGCACTTTCTCCAGGGCACGCCCTACATCTATCAGGGCGAAGAACTGGGCATGACCAACCCGGGTTTCGAACACATCGACCAGTACCGCGACGTCGAGACCCTGAATATTCATCGCATCCAGCGCGAGGCTGGCCAATCGCCGGAGCAGAGCATGGCGGCGATCATGCAGAAGTCCCGTGATAACGCTCGTACGCCGATGCAATGGAATGCCGGTCCGAATGCCGGCTTCAGTACGGCGCAGCCGTGGATCGGCGTGCCCTCGAATGCAGCCTGGATCAATGTCGAGCAGCAGCTTGAGGATCCGGATTCGGTGCTGCATCACTACCGCCGCCTGGTGGCGTTGCGGCGCAGCGAGGCACTGATGGTCGAAGGCGTCTACCGCCAACTGCTACCTGAGCATCCGCAGGTCTGGGCCTATGTGCGCGAAGGCCGGTGCGAGCGTCTGCTGGTGGTCAACAACTTCTACGCCGACAGCTGCGAGATCGTTCTGCCGACGGGAATTTTCGGGGCAGGGCAGCAGCGCCTGTTGATCGGCAACTACGCGGATTGTCCGGTCCGCGGGCGGGAAATGTTCCTGCGGCCCTATGAGTCTTTTGCGTTGTATCTGTCAGAAAAATAG